The Candidatus Hydrogenedentota bacterium region ATTTGAAGTGGCATGCTTTCTGCATCACTTTACCGTTGTGTGCCTTTTGGGGGGAAATCGTGGGAAACCACCTAGGTAAGGTAAAGAAGACAAATGTCGTTTATTGAGAACATCTACGAGCGTGCCCGTAGCCATCCTTCTACAATTGTCCTACCTGAGCCGGAGGACGAGCGCACGTTGCGTGCGGCGATTCAGATTCGAGAGAAGCGTATCGCGGAAGTGGTGCTGGTAGGCAATCGCGAACAGGTTGAAACAGACTTGAAACGCCTTGGTGCTGGCGACAAATTTGAAATCGTTGACCCATCGGTCTCTCCTTGGCTCGATGAGTTTGTAGAAGAATACTTCGAGATGAGGAAGGCTAAGGGGGCAACTCTCGACGACGCACGTAAGGCGATGCTGACTCCCATTCCGCACGGCATCATGATGCTGCACAAGAAGAAGGGCGACGGCCTTGTTGCCGGGGCAATCCATTCGACGGGCGACACGCTTCGCCCAGCCCTGCAGATTCTCCGCACGGCCCCTGGCATCAAGACGGTGTCAAGTTTCTTTTTCATGACTTTTGGCGAGACGGCTTATGTCTTCTCGGATTGCGGGTTGGTTGAAGATCCCACGGCAGAGCAGTTGGCAGAGATCGCGGTCTGTTCGGCGCAGTCGGCGATCAGTTTTGGGATTGATCCCATTGTGGCGATGCTGTCGTATTCCACGAAGGGCTCGGCCAAGAGCCATCTTACCGAGAAGGTGGTGACGGCGACACGTTTGGCGCAGGATCTGGCAAAGGAACGGTTTGGGCCGAATTCGCCCGTTCGAATCGATGGCGAGCTTCAGGCGGATTCAGCGCTTGTGGAAGCGGTGGGTTCGCGAAAGGCGCCCGGCAGCGACGTCGCCGGTAAGGCGAAGGTTCTTATCTTCCCTGATCTGAACTCGGGCAATATCGCGTACAAGCTCGTCGAACGGTTGGGAGGAGCGAGCGCCTACGGACCTATAGTTCAGGGTCTGCGTCTTCCCGCGAACGACCTATCGCGGGGGTGCAGCGCGGAAGATATCGTGGGTGTTGCCGCGGTGACCGCTATTCAAGCGAAATTAGGGGCGGCGTCGTAAACTAAGCCGTCCTCAGATAAAGGTAGCAGGAAGACATGAAGATTCTGGTGTTGAACAGCGGTTCGTCGTCGGTCAAATTCAAGATTTACGAGGTGAACGGCGACGATCGCGAACTGGCTCATGGGATGGTCGAACGAATTGGCCTTCAGCATGCTGACGTGAAATGCGGCTGTTGCCTGGTTCACGACCCCAAGTGCGCGGCGAAGTATTTTGGCGAGCCAGGGCAGTTGTGTATCCCCGATCACAACGTCGCAATCAATATGATTTGCGATCTGTTGCGAAGCGATCGTTGCGGCGTGATCAAAGACATTTCCGAGATTGCAGGAATTGGTCATCGGGTCGTGCACGGAGGCGAGGAGTTTTCCAACACGGCATTGATCGATGACAAGGTCATTGAGGGCATTGAACGTTGCGCGAAGCTTGCGCCATTGCACAATCCGCCAGCGTTGTTGGGCATTCGCGCGTGCATGGAAGCGTTCAAGAACACGCCTCAAGCGGCTGTGTTCGATACTGCCTTCCACCGCTCGATCCCGGAGAAGGCGTTCCGGTACGCGATTCCCGAGGAGTTCTATCTCAAGCACGGCATCCGCAAGTACGGATTCCACGGCACCTCGCATCGCTATGTGTCGCGAGAAGCCGCGAAGTTGCTGGGCAAGCCGATTGAAGAGACGCGCATTATCACGTGTCACCTCGGCAATGGCAGCAGCATTACCGCAGTCGCGGGCGGAAAGTCGATCGACACTACGATGGGTCTTACGCCGTTGGCCGGCGTGATGATGGGGACGCGTCCGGGCGACCTCGATCCGTACATTCCCATTTTCATGATCAAGGAACTGGGAATGTCGGCGCCGGAAGTGGACAAAATCCTCAACAAACACAGCGGCTTCGAGGGTATCTGCCATCACCACGATGTGCGCGAGATTGAGGCCTTGAGCAAAGACGGCGACAAGAATTGTTCGCTCGCACTGGAGATGTTCGCATATCGCGCTTCGCGATTCATCGGGGGGTCGGCAATGGCTCTGAACGGTGTCGACGCGATTGTCTTTACGGGCGGTATCGGCGAGCACGACGCCGACATGCGGGCACGGATGCTTGCAAATGCAACGCATCTTGGCGTGAAGATCGATCCCGAGCGCAATGCGAAGCATGAGAAGGTGATTACGACGGACAGTTCGCCAACCAAGGTCTTCGTGATTCCGACAAACGAGGAATTGGTCATCGCGCGCGATACGGCGTGGATCGTGAAGAAACTCGCGGAGCATAACGAATCGAAGGCGGTGGCTGCCGTCGCGAACTAGGGATCAAGTTTCAAACAAGATTGGGCTCCGTCCGGAGACGAGCAGCACGCTGCTTCGGACGGGGCCTTTCATTTTACTGGGGTATGTGGACCTTGGCATGATTGACGCGTTGAGTTAAGTGGGGGAGTTTTGTATGGGGGGCTTTGCTTTGAACTACCGACATCCATTTCACTTCTTCGTTGTATTGACTGCGTGTCTTGTGAGCGCGGACGCTGTTGCGCAAAGCAATGAGACTCTCGATCCTTCTCTGGCGAAGGAGCCGCTGCGCTTTACGTCGCAACCGTATCTGCAGAGTCCGTTGCCTGATTCAATCACCGTGATGTGGCTGACGAATAAGCCTTGTCTGGGGTGGGTCGAGTTTGGTGAAGGCGACGCATTGGACAGAAAGGCCATGGGTAGTCACTTCGGACTCATCGATGCAGGCGAAGACCTTTGGAAGATCGGTCTGACTGGGCTAAAACCCGGAACGAAGTACTCGTACCGCATCATGGCCAAGGAAATCGAGCGTTTCAGGCCGTATGAGGTTGTGTACGGTGCGACGATCGAGGGGGAGACGCACCATTTCACAACCCCGGGACCCAATTACGATTCGGTTTCGTTCGTCGTATTCAATGACGTTCATTCATCGAAGAAGCTGCGTTCGATGCTGTTTCCCGTCGCGAAGAAGGAGCCCTTCGATATCGCTTTCCTGAATGGCGACATCATGACCACAGTCTCAGAGCGGGATATTTTGGTGAATCAGATGGCCATACCGTTTGCGGAATTGTGCGAGGGGGAGATTCCGTTTGTTTTGGTTCGTGGCAATCACGAAGCGCGCGGGTATTACGCGCGAAGGCTGATTGATTTCGTCGCGACGCCCAACGAGCAGTATTGCTTTTCGTTCGATCGGGGACCAGCTCATTTCGTAGTGCTCGATTCGGGCGAGGACAAGACCGATTCCAGCAAGGAATACGGTGGCCTGGCAGATTTCCACGCGTACAGGGACGAAGAAACGGAATGGCTGAAGGGCGAGGTCGAGAGCGAGGCGTTCAAGAAGGCGGCGTTTCGCGTCGGATTCATGCACATGCCGATGTTTCAGTCTGGCGATGGACCGGAAGATTGCACCTCGAAATGGGCACCACTGCTCAACGCGGGAAAACTCGATGTGCTCATCTGCGGGCATCTTCACAGACACGAGATTGTGGAACCCGTCGCCGGGCAGCACGACTATCCTATCGTCATTGGAGGCGGATCGGAGGCCGAAAACGCTACGGTCATTCGTGCAAAGGCGACGCCGGACCGGTTGGAGATTGCGATTCTCGACGCAAACGGACAAACGTTGATGGAGAGGGCGATCAATCGTAGGGAGTAGGGCGTCGGAGAAAGTACCATGCGTCAATTCACCGGTGCCCTTTCGGTACTCGCGCATATGGTGTGCGCTCGGCAGAGTCGGGTTTATGTGTGAGGCAGCGACCCTGCTATGATATGGGTCTTGTCCGGAGTCGTCGGGATGGCGGCTCCGGGCGCTTTGTTGGTGCACGATTCGCGTCCTTGGGGGAAGCGTTGGAGAGGTGTTCATGGCGATACCTGTCGTTGAGAATCCTATAGAGTTGTTTGGAAAGTGGTTTGAGGAAGGAAAGGCGTGTGGGCTGCGCGAGCCAACGGCGGCGTGTCTGGCGACGGCGTCGGCGTCGGGTGTTCCTTCGGCGCGCATGGTTCTGCTGAAGGCGTTCGACGATCGCGGATTTGTGTTTTACACCAATTTAGGCAGTCCAAAGGCGCGTGAATTGTCCGAGAACCCGCATGCCGCGTTGTGTTTCTATTGGACGACGATTGGGAAGCAGATTCGGGTGACGGGGCGCGTCGAACCGGTTACGACGGAAGAGGCGGATGCGTATTTCGCGTCTCGGGATCGCCAGAGCCGGATTGGGGCGTATGCGTCGAAGCAGTCGCAACCACTGACGGGATACCTCGAACTGGAACGGCGCGCGGCGGAGTATGCGATCAAGTTCGGAATTGGAGCCGTGCCGCGTCCGGACTTCTGGTCGGGCTACCGTGTGATTCCGCGCGAGATAGAGTTCTGGCTGGAGAAACCGTTCCGGCTTCATGAACGCCTCGTCTATAGTCGAGAGGATGGCGGCCCCTGGACGACGAAGTGGTTGTTTCCATAGAAAGGAACTGACGAGTCTATTTGCGGATCGATCATGGAGAGACGTCGATGATCGTCTCTGGAGAGTTCCGACATGCCGCCTCATCCGCTTCGATACGGGTACGTACGTCTAGTGACAACGTGTAGCTTGAGTGCCGGTCTGTGGGGGATTCTCCTCTCGGCCTTGGGTGATTCTCCTCCTGTGCTTAACTTGAGACAAATTGCAGCCATCCTGCCCAGTGACGCCCGTATAGCCACGTCTTCCATACCCAAGTCGACTCAGGCGCCAGTGACAAACCGTGAGAAATCGCAATCGCCTGCCGTGATCTACGCCGATTTGGATAGGGACGGCCAAGATGAAATCGCCGTCGCTTACACTCGCGAGATCTACACGGCCAAGGAACCTCTCCCTGACTTCAGAGCATTAGTCGAAGTCTTCAAGTGGAATGGCAAGGTCTACACGTCCCAATGGCGCAGTCCGGAATTTGGATTCAATTTCGTTGGCAGTGCGGGAGCGGCGATTGAGGATTATTTTGCCTCTTCGTTTGGGGTCCGCGACATGAATGGCGACGGAAATCTAGACCTCTTTTTCTGTAGGCTATCGTTTCTAGCTGAAGGCGACCGATTTGAGGCATGGTCATGGAACGGCAAGGAGTATCAGCAGATTGTCGAGATCCCTACTGTCGTGTACATGAAGGATTTGAACGAAGA contains the following coding sequences:
- the pta gene encoding phosphate acetyltransferase, whose protein sequence is MSFIENIYERARSHPSTIVLPEPEDERTLRAAIQIREKRIAEVVLVGNREQVETDLKRLGAGDKFEIVDPSVSPWLDEFVEEYFEMRKAKGATLDDARKAMLTPIPHGIMMLHKKKGDGLVAGAIHSTGDTLRPALQILRTAPGIKTVSSFFFMTFGETAYVFSDCGLVEDPTAEQLAEIAVCSAQSAISFGIDPIVAMLSYSTKGSAKSHLTEKVVTATRLAQDLAKERFGPNSPVRIDGELQADSALVEAVGSRKAPGSDVAGKAKVLIFPDLNSGNIAYKLVERLGGASAYGPIVQGLRLPANDLSRGCSAEDIVGVAAVTAIQAKLGAAS
- a CDS encoding acetate kinase produces the protein MKILVLNSGSSSVKFKIYEVNGDDRELAHGMVERIGLQHADVKCGCCLVHDPKCAAKYFGEPGQLCIPDHNVAINMICDLLRSDRCGVIKDISEIAGIGHRVVHGGEEFSNTALIDDKVIEGIERCAKLAPLHNPPALLGIRACMEAFKNTPQAAVFDTAFHRSIPEKAFRYAIPEEFYLKHGIRKYGFHGTSHRYVSREAAKLLGKPIEETRIITCHLGNGSSITAVAGGKSIDTTMGLTPLAGVMMGTRPGDLDPYIPIFMIKELGMSAPEVDKILNKHSGFEGICHHHDVREIEALSKDGDKNCSLALEMFAYRASRFIGGSAMALNGVDAIVFTGGIGEHDADMRARMLANATHLGVKIDPERNAKHEKVITTDSSPTKVFVIPTNEELVIARDTAWIVKKLAEHNESKAVAAVAN
- a CDS encoding metallophosphoesterase family protein; the protein is MGGFALNYRHPFHFFVVLTACLVSADAVAQSNETLDPSLAKEPLRFTSQPYLQSPLPDSITVMWLTNKPCLGWVEFGEGDALDRKAMGSHFGLIDAGEDLWKIGLTGLKPGTKYSYRIMAKEIERFRPYEVVYGATIEGETHHFTTPGPNYDSVSFVVFNDVHSSKKLRSMLFPVAKKEPFDIAFLNGDIMTTVSERDILVNQMAIPFAELCEGEIPFVLVRGNHEARGYYARRLIDFVATPNEQYCFSFDRGPAHFVVLDSGEDKTDSSKEYGGLADFHAYRDEETEWLKGEVESEAFKKAAFRVGFMHMPMFQSGDGPEDCTSKWAPLLNAGKLDVLICGHLHRHEIVEPVAGQHDYPIVIGGGSEAENATVIRAKATPDRLEIAILDANGQTLMERAINRRE
- the pdxH gene encoding pyridoxamine 5'-phosphate oxidase, yielding MAIPVVENPIELFGKWFEEGKACGLREPTAACLATASASGVPSARMVLLKAFDDRGFVFYTNLGSPKARELSENPHAALCFYWTTIGKQIRVTGRVEPVTTEEADAYFASRDRQSRIGAYASKQSQPLTGYLELERRAAEYAIKFGIGAVPRPDFWSGYRVIPREIEFWLEKPFRLHERLVYSREDGGPWTTKWLFP
- a CDS encoding VCBS repeat-containing protein — its product is MPPHPLRYGYVRLVTTCSLSAGLWGILLSALGDSPPVLNLRQIAAILPSDARIATSSIPKSTQAPVTNREKSQSPAVIYADLDRDGQDEIAVAYTREIYTAKEPLPDFRALVEVFKWNGKVYTSQWRSPEFGFNFVGSAGAAIEDYFASSFGVRDMNGDGNLDLFFCRLSFLAEGDRFEAWSWNGKEYQQIVEIPTVVYMKDLNEDGVPELLTEFKSRQEGESRLGYTQVYSLVEGRFVAKGRVPLER